A region of Anguilla anguilla isolate fAngAng1 chromosome 18, fAngAng1.pri, whole genome shotgun sequence DNA encodes the following proteins:
- the slc25a28 gene encoding mitoferrin-2 — translation MGAEGFVSRRRMSAETPGRDGGVAGASAGAEIRWLGGGRFWGISEGIVGSISPMIGGESDFKAVQLHGPVETREIPEPDYEGLPQGASTSTYMLAGAVAGIMEHCLMFPIDCVKTRMQSLQPEPAARYRNVMEALWRIVRTEGFWRPMRGLNVTAVGAGPAHALYFACYERLKKTLSDVIHAGGNSHVANGAAGCVATLLHDAVMNPAEVVKQRMQMYNSPYRSVLDCIGAIWRKEGAGAFYRSYTTQLTMNVPFQALHFMTYEYLQEALNPQRQYNPSSHVVSGALAGAIAAAATTPLDVCKTLLNTQESLALHSLNSGGSISGLAHAFRTVYRLGGLPAYFKGVQARIIYQMPSTAISWSVYEFFKYVITKHQHEKRRRD, via the exons ATGGGAGCGGAGGGTTTTGTGAGCAGACGGCGAATGTCAGCAGAGACCCCAGGCAGGGACGGCGGAGTCGCAGGAGCGTCAGCCGGTGCAGAAATTCGATGGCTCGGTGGTGGCAGATTTTGGGGTATTTCAGAGGGAATTGTAGGAAGCATATCCCCTATGATTGGAGGGGAATCGGACTTTAAGGCTGTTCAACTACACGGCCCTGTTGAGACTCGTGAAATCCCCGAACCGGACTATGAAGGTCTGCCTCAGGGTGCTTCCACTAGTACCTACATGCTAGCTGGAGCTGTCGCCGGAATCATGGAACACTGTTTGATGTTTCCAATCGACTGTGTCAAG ACGCGGATGCAGAGCTTGCAGCCCGAGCCGGCGGCGCGCTATCGTAACGTGATGGAGGCACTGTGGCGCATTGTGAGGACTGAGGGCTTCTGGCGGCCCATGCGCGGTTTGAACGTTACTGCGGTGGGGGCAGGGCCAGCTCACGCCCTCTACTTTGCCTGCTACGAGAGGCTTAAAAAGACACTGAGTGATGTCATCCACGCAGGAGGCAACAGCCATGTGGCCAACG GGGCGGCTGGGTGTGTGGCCACGTTGCTTCACGATGCCGTCATGAATCCAGCTGAAG TGGTGAAGCAGAGGATGCAGATGTACAACTCCCCGTACCGCAGCGTTTTAGACTGTATTGGCGCCATCTGGCGCAAGGAGGGCGCTGGGGCCTTCTACCGCAGCTACACCACCCAGCTGACCATGAACGTGCCCTTCCAGGCCCTGCACTTTATGACCTACGAGTACCTGCAGGAGGCGCTCAACCCCCAGAGACAGTACAACCCATCCTCCCACGTGGTTTCGGGGGCGCTGGCGGGGGCCATCGCGGCGGCAGCCACCACCCCGCTGGACGTCTGCAAGACCCTCCTGAACACGCAGGAGTCCCTGGCGCTGCACTCGCTCAACTCCGGCGGGAGCATCTCGGGCCTGGCCCATGCCTTCCGGACGGTCTACAGGCTGGGCGGCCTGCCCGCCTACTTCAAGGGCGTCCAGGCGCGCATCATCTACCAGATGCCCTCCACCGCCATTAGCTGGTCGGTCTACGAGTTCTTCAAATACGTCATCACCAAGCACCAGCACGAGAAGAGGAGGCGGGATTAG